The Pan troglodytes isolate AG18354 chromosome 8, NHGRI_mPanTro3-v2.0_pri, whole genome shotgun sequence genome window below encodes:
- the TUBAL3 gene encoding tubulin alpha chain-like 3, with translation MERLTGEYSRKTKLEFSVYPAPRISTAVVEPYNSVLTTHSTTEHTDCTFMVDNEAVYDICHRKLGVECPSHASINRLVVQVVSSITASLRFEGPLNVDLIEFQTNLVPYPRIHFPMTAFAPIVSADKAYHEQFSVSDITTACFESSNQLVKCDPRLGKYMACCLLYRGDVVPKEVNAAIAATKSRHSVQFVDWCPTGFKVGINNRPPTVMPGGDLAKVHQSICMLSNTTAIVEAWARLDHKFDLMYAKRAFLHWYLREGMEEAEFLEAREDLAALERDYEEVVQSF, from the coding sequence ATGGAGAGGCTCACAGGAGAATATAGCAGAAAGACTAAGCTGGAGTTCTCGGTCTACCCAGCCCCCAGGATCTCCACTGCCGTGGTAGAGCCTTATAACTCTGTCCTCACCACCCACTCCACCACAGAGCACACGGACTGTACCTTCATGGTGGACAACGAGGCCGTCTATGATATATGCCATCGTAAACTCGGTGTTGAATGCCCCTCTCATGCCAGCATCAATAGATTGGTGGTTCAGGTGGTATCTTCCATCACTGCCTCCCTCCGGTTTGAAGGGCCCTTGAATGTGGACCTAATTGAATTCCAGACCAACCTGGTACCTTATCCAAGAATACATTTCCCCATGACAGCCTTCGCCCCCATCGTCTCTGCTGACAAAGCCTACCATGAGCAGTTCTCTGTGTCAGACATCACCACTGCCTGCTTTGAGTCCTCCAACCAGCTGGTCAAGTGTGATCCTCGGCTTGGGAAGTACATGGCCTGCTGCCTACTCTATAGAGGGGATGTGGTCCCTAAGGAAGTGAATGCAGCAATCGCAGCCACGAAGTCGAGGCACTCTGTTCAGTTTGTAGATTGGTGTCCAACTGGTTTCAAGGTGGGCATCAACAATCGGCCGCCCACAGTGATGCCGGGTGGGGACCTGGCCAAAGTCCACCAGTCCATCTGCATGCTGAGCAACACCACGGCGATTGTGGAGGCCTGGGCCCGCCTGGACCACAAGTTTGACCTCATGTACGCCAAGAGAGCATTTCTGCACTGGTACCTCAGAGAAGGCATGGAAGAAGCAGAGTTCTTGGAGGCCAGGGAAGATCTGGCAGCCCTGGAGAGGGACTATGAGGAAGTGGTGCAAAGTTTCTGA